One genomic region from Anopheles bellator chromosome 2, idAnoBellAS_SP24_06.2, whole genome shotgun sequence encodes:
- the LOC131212219 gene encoding protein disulfide-isomerase A6 homolog: MIVRALVLAVLCATSGALALYSSTDDVVELTAANFEKNVLKSDHVWVVEFYAPFCGHCRNLVPEYRKAATALKGVIQVGGVNCETEQSLCSQHGVRGYPSIKIFGQNKRSPVDYNGQRTAKDIAESALAEAKKKIKNVLGGGSGSDGGGSSSSNNGAGGSSDDVIELTDANFDKLVLQSEDTWLVEFFAPWCGHCKNLAPHWAKAASDLKGKVKLGALDATVHQVKASQFGVQGYPTIKYFPGGVKDRNSAEDYDGGRTSSDIVNWALEKYSDNIPAPELVQLTSEKVARDACEGKPLCVVSVLPHILDCDAACRNRYLGILRAMGEKYKKKLWGWLWTEGGAQLELEGTLDIGGFGYPAMAVVNLKKMKYSLLRGSFSEDGINEFLRDLSYGRGHTAPVKGAELPKIHTVDPWDGKDGQLPVEEEIDLSDVDLDEKDEL, from the coding sequence ATGATTGTTCGGGCCCTTGTGCTGGCGGTGCTGTGTGCCACTAGCGGCGCATTGGCACTGTACTCATCGACGGACGATGTCGTTGAACTGACGGCGGCCAACTTCGAAAAGAACGTCCTCAAGAGCGACCACGTTTGGGTGGTGGAGTTTTACGCCCCGTTCTGTGGCCACTGCCGCAATCTGGTGCCGGAGTACCGTAAGGCGGCCACCGCACTGAAGGGTGTCATCCAGGTGGGCGGCGTGAACTGCGAGACGGAGCAGTCGCTGTGCAGTCAGCACGGTGTGCGGGGCTACCCGTCCATCAAGATTTTCGGCCAGAACAAACGCTCGCCGGTCGACTACAACGGCCAGCGGACGGCGAAAGACATCGCGGAGTCGGCCCTGGCCGAGGCCAAGAAGAAGATTAAGAACGTGCTGGGCGGAGGAAGCGGcagcgatggtggtggcagcagcagcagcaacaatggcGCTGGTGGTTCCAGTGACGACGTGATCGAGCTGACCGATGCCAACTTCGATAAGCTGGTGCTGCAGAGCGAGGATACGTGGTTGGTGGAGTTCTTTGCGCCGTGGTGTGGACACTGCAAGAACCTTGCCCCGCACTGGGCGAAGGCCGCAAGCGACCTAAAGGGCAAGGTGAAACTCGGTGCGCTCGATGCCACCGTACACCAGGTGAAGGCGTCCCAGTTCGGAGTGCAGGGCTACCCGACGATCAAGTACTTCCCGGGCGGTGTCAAGGATCGCAATTCGGCCGAAGACTACGACGGGGGTCGCACGTCGTCCGACATCGTCAACTGGGCGCTCGAAAAGTACAGCGACAATATCCCGGCGCCGGAACTGGTGCAGCTCACATCGGAAAAGGTGGCCCGCGATGCGTGCGAGGGTAAGCCGCTGTGCGTCGTGTCCGTGTTGCCGCACATTCTCGACTGTGACGCGGCGTGCCGCAACCGGTACCTCGGCATACTGCGGGCGATGGGCGAGAAGTACAAGAAGAAGCTGTGGGGCTGGCTGTGGACGGAGGGCGGTGCCCAGCTGGAACTGGAGGGCACACTCGACATCGGAGGCTTCGGCTACCCGGCGATGGCCGTCGTTAATCTGAAGAAGATGAAGTACTCCCTGCTGCGCGGTTCGTTCTCCGAGGACGGCATCAACGAGTTTTTGCGCGACCTGTCGtatggccgtggccacaccgCTCCGGTCAAGGGCGCCGAGCTACCGAAGATCCACACTGTCGACCCGTGGGACGGCAAGGATGGTCAGCTGCCGGTGGAGGAGGAGATCGATCTGTCCGACGTCGATCTGGACGAGAAGGATGAGCTGTAA
- the LOC131209009 gene encoding putative sodium-coupled neutral amino acid transporter 10, protein METNTVQTVTLTNSIIGVGILSMPFCFQKCGIVLSIVLLLLSSYVTRLVCSYMVKSAIISRRKNFEQIAFYAFGSGGKLLVELCVVGYLLGTCVAYFVVVGDLGPQITAKILSLDESYSLRSWVMIVVTIVCIIPLGMLRNVDSLASVCSASLGFYLCMVLKVVSEASVKFQQTDWFDRLDLWKWSGILQCMPIFTMALSCQMQIFEVYATMPTTSLDKMSRVIRQSTNICTMIYVAIGFFGYVAFNGHRFSGNILVDFSPSFASDIIKMGFVLSVAFSFPLAIFPCRVSLYSLLYKRTSDAHFYIPESKFRPLTVAIVLVALIVGLLIPSIEVVIGLVGSTIGVAICLIIPAACYMTICKTNISEKQLAQVMIVFGFLTMVLGTYANLQAIDSTPEKKYESTTTTLAVILDKLAINPPDDTLRAVESFKLPPAPDKLPVEKSPVSDTKVIPKMNPVVDVPEQTTATAKESKPLSGKDPSPEVQLVPLPTEAPRVAINNEAILKEDREIAAEEKEKIVKEITELQNAKKVLEAEVENIKEELVKKNKETEQLVLKKLDEIVEKIAEQSAGKASREENPEPAGEQAKPPRPSKRDPAKGPSDPIVKLLTASGSNKTVPAAVEANLTMKNGSNFLEQPSDQHRLDHGPWIDVYRLPAEGAGGGELPTEQGVKQTDNESNALRKEEQHKDGAQSRNVEAPKKSAPSQAMEGVQQVPVAQTKTQHAEKKQSKESVPLPPLPVEEMPVERKVGATEERKSKDGEDVAAGKRDLLAMRFKREAENKNATESDNCPKLSVQEGAVAQDGDLSVEKDGFR, encoded by the exons ATGGAAACGAACACCGTGCAAACGGTAACTCTAACgaacagcatcatcggtgtggGAATTTTGTCTATGCCGTTTTGCTTTCAAAAG TGCGGTATTGTGCTTTCCATTGTCCTGCTACTGCTCAGCAGCTATGTAACCCGGTTGGTCTGCAGTTACATGGTCAAATCGGCTATAATTTCCAGAAGAAAAAATTTTGAACAGATTG catTCTATGCCTTCGGATCCGGAGGaaagctgctggtggagctTTGCGTCGTTGGATACCTGTTGGGTACATGCGTTGCCTACTTCGTCGTGGTCGGTGACCTTGGGCCACAAATTACGGCTAAAATCCTATCGCTGGACGAGAGCTACTCGCTACGATCATGGGTAATGATTGTGGTTACGATCGTGTGTATCATTCCGCTCGGAATGTTGCGGAACGTGGACAGCCTGGCGTCAGTGTGTTCCGCTTCGTTGGGCTTCTACCTTTGCATGGTGCTGAAGGTGGTGTCGGAGGCGAGTGTAAAGTTTCAGCAAACCGATTGGTTCGATCGGCTCGACCTATGGAAGTGGAGCGGCATTCTGCAGTGCATGCCAATCTTCACGATGGCTCTCTCTTGTCAGAT GCAAATATTCGAAGTATACGCAACTATGCCCACCACCTCCCTGGACAAAATGAGTCGCGTCATCCGCCAGTCCACAAACATCTGCACCATGATCTACGTCGCGATCGGCTTCTTCGGTTACGTCGCCTTCAATGGTCACCGATTTTCGGGCAATATTTTGGTGGACTTTTCTCCGTCCTTCGCCAGCGATATTATCAAGATGGGATTCGTACTGTCGGTGGCGTTCAGCTTTCCGCTGGCCATCTTTCCCTGCCGAGTTAGTCTCTACTCACTGCTGTACAAGCGCACCTCGGATGCACACTTTTACATTCCCGAGTCTAAGTTTCGCCCCTTGACGGTGGCCATTGTGCTGGTGGCTCTGATCGTTGGCCTACTGATACCATCGATCGAGGTTGTGATAGGTTTGGTGGGATCGACGATCGGGGTGGCTATTTGTTTGATCATTCCGGCTGCCTGCTACATGACGATATGCAAAACTAACATCAGTGAGAAACAGTTGGCACAGGTAATGatagtgtttggattcctCACCATGGTGCTCGGTACGTACGCCAATCTGCAGGCGATTGACAGCACACCGGAGAAGAAGTACGAATCTACCACCACTACGTTGGCGGTTATATTGGATAAACTAGCCATAAACCCACCCGATGATACACTGCGAGCGGTCGAGAGTTTTAAACTACCTCCAGCGCCGGATAAGCTGCCGGTGGAAAAGTCACCCGTGAGTGATACCAAGGTCATACCAAAGATGAATCCTGTTGTGGACGTTCCAGAGCAGACGACAGCAACGGCGAAGGAATCGAAGCCTTTGTCCGGAAAGGATCCCTCTCCGGAAGTGCAACTCGTACCGTTGCCAACGGAAGCACCACGGGTGGCGATCAATAACGAAGCAATACTGAAGGAGGACCGCGAAATAGCGGCcgaggagaaggaaaagatCGTCAAGGAGATCACCGAGCTGCAGAACGCCAAGAAGGTGCTCGAGGCAGAGGTGGAAAACATTAAGGAGGAGCTGGTCAAGAAGAACAAGGAAACGGAGCAACTGGTGCTGAAGAAGCTTGATGAGATTGTAGAGAAAATTGCTGAGCAGAGCGCCGGGAAGGCGTCGCGCGAAGAAAACCCGGAACCGGCTGGAGAGCAGGCCAAACCACCACGACCATCAAAGCGTGATCCTGCGAAAGGTCCGAGCGATCCAATCGTCAAACTTCTCACTGCCAGCGGTAGCAATAAAACAGTTCCTGCGGCTGTCGAGGCGAATTTGACCATGAAAAATGGGTCAAATTTCTTGGAGCAACCATCTGATCAGCACCGTCTTGACCACGGTCCCTGGATCGATGTATATCGACTGCCCGCAGAAGGAGCCGGTGGAGGAGAACTACCGACAGAGCAAGGGGTAAAACAGACGGACAATGAATCCAATGCGCTAAGGAAAGAGGAACAGCACAAAGATGGAGCTCAATCACGGAACGTTGAGGCTCCCAAAAAGTCTGCTCCATCACAGGCTATGGAGGGTGTTCAACAGGTACCGGTGGCCCAGACCAAAACGCAACACGCGGAGAAGAAACAGTCAAAGGAAAGTGTTCCTTTGCCACCGTTACCGGTAGAGGAGATGCCGGTCGAGCGTAAGGTAGGAGCAACGGAAGAGCGCAAATCAAAAGACGGCGAAGATGTGGCCGCAGGCAAGCGTGATTTATTGGCGATGCGCTTCAAGCGCGAAGCGGAGAATAAGAATGCAACGGAGTCGGACAATTGTCCGAAACTTAGCGTTCAGGAGGGTGCGGTCGCCCAGGATGGTGATCTTTCAGTTGAAAAAGATGGCTTTCGATAG
- the LOC131212218 gene encoding microfibrillar-associated protein 1, whose protein sequence is MSPPTTQYGIQSTAGAIPVKNTKGEISMQKVKVHRYVSGKRPEYAQYASSDEESDDDDFMEARRTNEEHQQREDSDNNDLPDDVDDPRIRRLQAIRAENQEELDQERRERHRVIHEPELVQSEGEGNDRDDDDDDDDRMVESGNEQDNERIARGRRISLGSESESEAELSDSEIERRRNMLKAKMLQQKQREEEELLQKQEEEGLTDSEESESSEYEEETESDEENEPRLKPLFVRKKDRTTVIEKEREANRQKQLEYESKKAAKERRKQTLRLVEDTIKKELEKAKVENEPSLNDVNTDDENDEVEYEAWKLRELKRIKRDREEKEQADKEKQEVDRLRNLTEEERRQEQRNNPKQITNKNAKGKYKFLQKYYHRGAFYLDQEDDVYKQDFSAPTLEDHFDKTILPKVMQVKNFGRCGRTKYTHLVDQDTTKFDSPWVAADTTNNTMFLSDRAGGMKQVFDKPSLYRKKRDA, encoded by the exons ATGAGTCCTCCAACAACGCAGTACGGTATTCAGAGTACCGCCGGTGCTATTCCggtcaaaaacacaaaag GAGAAATATCGATGCAAAAGGTGAAAGTGCATCGCTACGTATCCGGCAAGCGACCCGAGTACGCCCAGTACGCGAGCAGCGACGAGGAatcggatgatgatgactttATGGAAGCGCGCCGGACGAACGaagagcaccagcagcgggaAGATTC TGATAACAATGACCTGCCGGATGATGTTGACGATCCGCGTATTCGACGGTTGCAAGCTATACGGGCCGAGAACCAAGAGGAACTTGATCAGGAGCGCCGTGAGCGTCACCGGGTCATTCACGAGCCGGAGCTGGTGCAGTCCGAAGGCGAGGGTAACGaccgtgacgacgacgacgacgacgatgatcgaaTGGTCGAGAGTGGTAACGAGCAGGACAATGAGCGGATTGCCCGCGGCAGACGCATCTCGTTGGGTTCCGAGTCAGAGTCGGAGGCCGAACTGAGCGATTCGGAGATCGAGCGGCGGCGCAACATGCTGAAGGCGAAAATGCTCCAACAGAAGCAGCGCGAAGAGGAGGAGCTGCTGCAAAAGCAGGAAGAGGAGGGTCTGACCGACTCGGAAGAGTCGGAAAGTTCCGAATACGAGgaggaaacggaaagtgaCGAAGAGAACGAACCCCGGCTGAAGCCACTGTTCGTGCGAAAGAAGGACCGCACCACCGTCATAGAGAAGGAACGGGAAGCCAATCGCCAGAAGCAGCTGGAGTACGAGTCGAAGAAGGCGGCCAAGGAACGCCGGAAGCAGACGTTACGGCTGGTGGAGGACACGATCAAGAAGGAACTGGAAAAGGCCAAGGTAGAGAACGAACCGTCGCTCAACGACGTGAACACGGACGACGAGAACGACGAGGTCGAGTACGAAGCGTGGAAACTGCGGGAACTGAAGCGCATCAAGCGGGACCGGGAAGAGAAGGAACA AGCCGACAAGGAGAAGCAGGAAGTCGATCGGTTGCGCAACCTGACGGAGGAGGAACGGCGCCAGGAGCAGCGCAACAACCCGAAACAGATCACCAACAAGAACGCGAAGGGCAAGTACAAGTTCCTGCAGAAGTACTACCACCGCGGCGCGTTCTACCTCGACCAGGAGGACGACGTGTACAAGCAGGACTTCTCGGCGCCCACGCTGGAGGACCACTTCGACAAGACGATCCTGCCGAAGGTGATGCAGGTGAAGAACTTTGGCCGCTGCGGGCGCACCAAGTACACGCATCTGGTCGACCAGGACACGACCAAGTTCGACTCGCCCTGGGTCGCCGCCGACACGACCAACAACACCATGTTCCTGTCGGATCGGGCCGGCGGCATGAAGCAAGTGTTCGACAAACCCTCACTGTACCGCAAAAAGCGGGACGCGTAG